The DNA sequence CTCATCCAGTCGTCTTCTTGTGCGGGCGGCTTGAGTTCGTCGGTGCCGGGCGGCGGCTTGAGCCAGGAGGGTAGATCGGCAGAGGCTTCGGCGGGCGCGGCTTCGAGGGCCTCAGGTAGTTCCTGGCCGCCACTGAGGGCGGTGAGCCAATCGGTGCCGCCGGAGTGCTTGGCCTGAACGGTGGTTTCGGCGGGCGGGGCCGGTGTGTCGAACCCGGCCAGCCAGTCGGGAACGTCGGTGGCGGCGGCTTGCGGCTCGGCAGGCTGGGCCGGCTGATCAAACTGCAGGCCGAGGGCTTGCATCCAGTCGGGCCGGCTGGCGTCCATGTCGGTGGGCGCAATGTAATCGAGGCGCGGAATGCGGACGACTTCGGCGGGCGTGTTCATGGCTCCGTGCCCGTTTTCAGCTGGGTTGGCGTAGGCTTCGTAAGGGTCGAGTGCTTCAAGTTTCTTGCGGTAAACCTGCGCTTCGGCGTTGCGCCCGGTCTCGTGCCAGATGTTGGCCAGGATGCGGTTGGCTTCGCGGCAGAAGGGGAGCACGGCCAGAAGTTTGGCGCAGGTTTCGGCGGCCTCGGCGCGCATTCTGGCCCGCCAGAGTGTTTGAGCCAACAGCACTTTGAGGTCGAGGCGCTCCGGTTCGTCGGCCAGAGCGATCTGCAGTTCGGCGATGGCTTGAGGGTAGTGGTCGCCTTTTTCGTAGAGGCGGGCCAGGGCGGCGCGGGTGAGGCGAATCTTGGGCGGCTCGAGTCCGTCGCGCCGGGCGTAGAGCCGTTTCAACTCATCCTGGATCGGCATGTTGGCCGGCTGGGCCTCGAAGGCGCGTTCCATGTGCCAGAGGGCGGCGTCGAGGTTGCCTTCGTCTTCGCGGACGATGGCCATGCCGACGTGCGAGACAAAGTCGTCGGGCACGCTGGAGAGCACGCGCTGAAAGACATCGGCGGCGTCGAGGTGGCGGTTCTTTTCCAGCAGGGCTTTAGCCAGCAGGCGATAAGCATCGAGGTGCTTGGGGTAAATGGTGAGGATGTGTCTGGCGTGAGCGATGGCTTCGTCTACCTGGTTGCCATCAATCAGCCGGTCAACTTCCTCAAGATAGGTGCGGAGTGAAATCTCAGCCATAGGAGTCGTCCTCTAGCCAGTATTTTGCACAAAATGGGGGATTATGCAAGTGGGATGAGAGTTGATAGTCCATCACTGAAGCTAAAAATCATGCAAAGCCTTCACTCTGGCAAGCAGGTTCGTGATGTCCGGCTCGGGGCGGCGCGAAGGGCCGAGCGGGTCGGCGGGCGGCCCGCCAAGCGCGCCCAGCAGGGTGTTGGCGACGCCGTGCGCGAGCGCGGGCAGGTCGTAGCCGCCCTCAAGCACAAAGACGAGTTTGCCCGCGCAGTGTTTGCGCGCAACCTCAGCCAGCTTCCCGGCCAGCCAATGATAGCCCGCGCACGACAACTGTAAACTGGCCAGGGGGTCGCGCCAGTGCGCGTCGTAACCGGCTGAGACGAGCAGGATGTTTGGCTGAAAGCGATCGGCGGCGGGGAGGATGATCTCGTCAAAGAGGCGGCGAAACGAGTCGTCGCCCGCCCCGGCGGGCAGAGGGATGTTGACGGTGGTGCCGTCGCCCGCGCCCGATCCGGTTTCTTCCACATGGCCGGTCAATGGATAAATCCCGGCTTGATGGGTTGAGACGAACAAGACCGACGAGTCGCTGTAAAAACAATCCTGCGTGCCGTTGCCGTGATGCACGTCGAAGTCCACGATCATCACTTTGGGCAGGCCGAGTCTTTGCGCGTGCCGGGCGGCCAGGGCAACGTTGTTGAACAGGCAGAAGCCCATAGCGTGGGAAGGCGGAGCGTGGTGGCCGGGCGGGCGGATGAGCGCCATTGCAGATTTTTGATTTTCGATTGTAGATTGAACTGCGGCCAGGGCGGCCCCGGCGGCCAGAGCGGCGCAGTCGAAGGACTGAGGGGTGATGTAGGTCGGGGCGTGATCAATGTAGGCCGGGGCGCGGCTCATCACCTGGCGGAGCGCGGCCACATATTCGGGGTCGTGAACGGTGGCGAGTTGCTCGTCGGTGGCGGCAGGAAAGTTGGAAGGATGAACGCTTTGCGTGAAGGATGACGAGGAGGGCAGACCGTTTAGCGCGGCCAGAATAGCCGGGATGCGCTTGGCGTTTTCCGGGTGGTCGTCGGAGTTGTGTTCGAGGGAAGGAACGGGGAAGATGTTCATTCACTGAGCCTTTGAAGCTGGTAGCGAGTGTAAAGAACGGCGGCAACGATCACGGCGATCCGGAAAGCAAAGAAGAGAATGGCAAAGATGACGATGATCAAAATAATTGCCAGTAAAGGCGAATTGGCTAACAGGCCGGTGAGGCCGCCGAACGCGCCGGCGATGATGAGAATGATCATAAATGCGGGTGTGAGAATGAAGGTATTTAGCACAAAGTGAGTAACGAGAGAAAAGGCCACGGCGTTGGCCTGAGTGCGGGCCGAGCAGGAAACGGCCAGGCCGATTGAGCAATTGTAGACGATGTTCAGGAGCGTGTTGAGCCACAAAAGGAACAAGGCCGGGAAGAGGCTGAGGATCACGACGACGATGGTAGCGATTTGCGTGTCTTGGGGAACGAGACCCGGCTCAAGAGTGTTCAACAGCAACGTGAAGGCAATGACGACGGCCCCCAGCAGCGGCAGGCCCAGGGTGTTGACAAGAGTGGTGAGGAGAATCGGCCAGCGAAACTGGCGCAGAATGGCTGTGGTTTTGGCGAGCAAAATTTCGTTGACAGAGACGGGCGTGAGGCGGAGCAACTCCCAGTTTTGGGTTTCACGTTCGCGAGCAATGGTGACGGTCATGCCCAAACCGACGGCGACATCCACCAGCCATTGCACGGCGCTGTTCAAATTCCAAATGGTTTGGGCGATTGATTGCGCGAAAAAGAAACCGACGAAGATCATTTCTTGCGGAGATTGATTTTGGATTAGGGCGAGCAATGGCAAATTGCCAATAAGGCTGCAGGAAGATGTAACGATGACGAATAAAATCACGGGCGCGGCCAGCCAGCCCCACTTACGCAGTGTTTTGCGCCAGGCGGCGGTTTCACGCCGGGCAATCGGGTGACTTGGTGAAGCCCATCGAGGAAAGTTCATATGCCGAATTGTAGCGCAGAGGCCGCGAGAGGTGTCAAGTGTCAATGTGTCAGGCGCGGTGTGTTCTCAGGGCAGTGTTGATGGTAAACTCGCATCCATGACCCGCCAACTGACTTTAACCACCGAAGCCGTCCGCCGTTATTACGAACAGAACACGCGCCTCTTTCTCTCGCTGGGAAGTTCGCCCGCCACGCAAACCATTCACCGTTCGGTCTGGGCTGAAGGCGTCAACTCGCTGGAGACCGCCCTCAATTACACCAATGGCCTGATTCTGGATCAGATTGTTCATCTTATTGAACGCGATTCGCTCTCCCATCTTTTCTTCATGGATTTGGGCTGCGGGGTGGGCGGTAGCCTCTTTTACTTGTTGCAACGTTTGAACATGCCCCTCACTGCCCTCGGCCTCACCCTCAGCCCTCTGCAGGCCCGGCTGGCCCGTCGCCACGCCGCTCGACTCAACCTGCTTCACGCCTGCTCGTTTGTCGAAGGCGATTTTCTGGCCGTGCCGGCGCGCGGCGGCGCCGATATAGCCTATTCGGTAGAAGCCTTCGTTCACGCCGCTTCGGCAGAAGGATACTTTGCCCAGGTCGCCCGCCTGCTTCGCCCCGGCGGGCGGTTGATTCTGGCGGACGATTTTCGTGGAACCCCCCTTTCATCCCTCCATTTCGCGCGCACTTCAGCGCGAAATGGAGGGACCGATGGGGGTTTTGACTGGCTGGAAGCATTTCAACAAGGCTGGCATGCGCCCAATCTGATCGCGCTGGCGCAAGCAGAGAGTTTGGCCCGTGACTGTGGCTTGCGCCTGATTGCCAATCATCACCTTACACCTCATCTTCGTTTGCGCGCCTTGCCCGACTCTTTTGCCGCATGGCTGTTGAGCATTGGCCGCCGCTTGCCCTGGTCTCATGCCATCGTGCCGAGCATGATCGGAAGCATGGCCTTGCAACAGTGTTTGAAGATGGGGTTGATCGAGTATCGGTGCCTGATGTTTGAGAAAGATTGAGCCTATGCCTCCCACCGTCACCCTTCTCACCAGTGGCACGCGCGGCGACGTGCAACCTTACGTGGCGCTGGGCCTGGGCCTGCAGGCGGCGGGCTGGCGGGTCGTCGTTGCCACTCATCCGGAATTTCGCTCGCTGGTGGAAGGATATGGCCTGACGCTGGCTTGCTTTGAAGGCAACCCCAGCGAATGGATGACGCGGCCCGGCGGGCAAAGCGCCCTGACATTCGACGGCGACTGGCGGCGGAGCGCCCGCGCCACGCTTGATTATTTGCGAGCGGTGCAACCGCTTTACGCTCGCATGTTGGCCAGCGCCTGGCAAGCCTGCCAGGGCGCAGACCTTCTGCTCTTTGGCCTGCCTACATTGTGGGGCGCGCACATCGCCGAAGCGCTTCGTGTGATCAGCGTCCCCGCTTTCTTGCAACCCATTGGCCGCAGTCGCGCCTTCCCCAGCGCCCTGCTTCCCACCCGGCTTTCACTCGGCCCGGCCTACAATTGGCTGACGCACTGGTTAGTGGAACAAGCAGTGTGGCAACCCTGGCGCGCCCTCATCAATCAGTGGCGGCGTGAGACTCTGCGCCTGCCGCCCGCGCCTTTTTGGGGCTTGGCTTCAGCCAAAACGATTCTTTACGGCTACAGTTCGCGCGTTGCCCCGAAACCGGCTGACTGGCCGGCTTCATACAAAATTAGTGGCTATTGGTTATTGGATGAGGATGCCAAGTGGACGCCGTCTGATGACTTGTTGCGGTTCATTGAAACGGGGTCGCCGCCTCTGTTTGTCGGCTTTGGGAGTCCGGGGTTGCGCTGGCCGCAAGAGACGCTGGCAATTATTATTGAGGCGTTGAAGCGTTGCGGGTTGCGGGCAGTGATGACCTTGCCCCCAGTGTTGCAATCAGAAGTTGCCAAGCTACCTACATCAGTTTTCCCGGCGATATCCCTGCCGCACGACTGGCTCTTTCCGCGTCTGGCCGCCGTTTGCCATCATGGTGGCGCGGGGACCACCGCCGCCGGTTTACGAGCCGGGTTGCCTACCCTCATCATGCCCATGGCCATTGATCAGTTCTTTTGGGGCGAGCGTGTCCAGGCGCTGGACGTTGGCCCGCGCCCTCTGCCGCTTCGATCACTCACCGTCGAAAAACTTGCGCCTGCGTTGGATGCGCTTGTTCACGATGAGTCAATGCAGGCGCGAGCGAAGATGTTGGGGCAGGCGATACGCGCCGAAGATGGAGTCAAGGACGGGGTGGCCGTCATCGGCGAAGCGCGGTGACGGCTACCCCCAGAGCCGCTCCGGCCAACAGGCTACCCAGCCAGTAAGGCGCTGTCACCGCGATTCTTTCAAAGGCCACGCCCGCCAGTGTGGGGCCAACGATCATCGTCAGGCTGAGCAGGGCTTGCGTGCCGCCCATCAACCGCCCCTGTTCGCCTGCCGAGGCCCGTTGCGAGGCCAGGGCCGTGAGCGACGGGATGCTGAGACCGCTACCCAGGGCCACGACGCCGACGGCGGGGTACAACAGCCAGGCCTGTG is a window from the Chloroflexota bacterium genome containing:
- a CDS encoding methyltransferase domain-containing protein, whose protein sequence is MTRQLTLTTEAVRRYYEQNTRLFLSLGSSPATQTIHRSVWAEGVNSLETALNYTNGLILDQIVHLIERDSLSHLFFMDLGCGVGGSLFYLLQRLNMPLTALGLTLSPLQARLARRHAARLNLLHACSFVEGDFLAVPARGGADIAYSVEAFVHAASAEGYFAQVARLLRPGGRLILADDFRGTPLSSLHFARTSARNGGTDGGFDWLEAFQQGWHAPNLIALAQAESLARDCGLRLIANHHLTPHLRLRALPDSFAAWLLSIGRRLPWSHAIVPSMIGSMALQQCLKMGLIEYRCLMFEKD
- a CDS encoding histone deacetylase codes for the protein MNIFPVPSLEHNSDDHPENAKRIPAILAALNGLPSSSSFTQSVHPSNFPAATDEQLATVHDPEYVAALRQVMSRAPAYIDHAPTYITPQSFDCAALAAGAALAAVQSTIENQKSAMALIRPPGHHAPPSHAMGFCLFNNVALAARHAQRLGLPKVMIVDFDVHHGNGTQDCFYSDSSVLFVSTHQAGIYPLTGHVEETGSGAGDGTTVNIPLPAGAGDDSFRRLFDEIILPAADRFQPNILLVSAGYDAHWRDPLASLQLSCAGYHWLAGKLAEVARKHCAGKLVFVLEGGYDLPALAHGVANTLLGALGGPPADPLGPSRRPEPDITNLLARVKALHDF
- a CDS encoding glycosyltransferase family 1 protein, whose translation is MPPTVTLLTSGTRGDVQPYVALGLGLQAAGWRVVVATHPEFRSLVEGYGLTLACFEGNPSEWMTRPGGQSALTFDGDWRRSARATLDYLRAVQPLYARMLASAWQACQGADLLLFGLPTLWGAHIAEALRVISVPAFLQPIGRSRAFPSALLPTRLSLGPAYNWLTHWLVEQAVWQPWRALINQWRRETLRLPPAPFWGLASAKTILYGYSSRVAPKPADWPASYKISGYWLLDEDAKWTPSDDLLRFIETGSPPLFVGFGSPGLRWPQETLAIIIEALKRCGLRAVMTLPPVLQSEVAKLPTSVFPAISLPHDWLFPRLAAVCHHGGAGTTAAGLRAGLPTLIMPMAIDQFFWGERVQALDVGPRPLPLRSLTVEKLAPALDALVHDESMQARAKMLGQAIRAEDGVKDGVAVIGEAR
- a CDS encoding MFS transporter, with translation NSVSNGIFFAYVGVCAVLIQGVLFGRIQPRLGEKRLVLIGLGLMTLGLALVALTPQAWLLYPAVGVVALGSGLSIPSLTALASQRASAGEQGRLMGGTQALLSLTMIVGPTLAGVAFERIAVTAPYWLGSLLAGAALGVAVTALRR